A stretch of Bordetella genomosp. 13 DNA encodes these proteins:
- a CDS encoding type 1 glutamine amidotransferase domain-containing protein, giving the protein MATLQDLTVAILAVDGFEQVELTGPRDALKAQGARTVLVSAKTDPILGMHHDKPGDRFDVDLTFNQAETETGNFDALLLPGGVMNSDEIRMQPKAQAIVSAMIEAGKPVAVICHGAWLLVSAGVARGRKLTSWPSLQDDLRNAGAEWVDQEVVIDGNLITSRKPDDIPAFSKAFIEALQKVRR; this is encoded by the coding sequence ATGGCAACTCTTCAAGATCTGACCGTCGCGATTCTCGCCGTCGATGGATTCGAGCAAGTCGAACTCACGGGCCCGCGCGATGCACTCAAGGCTCAGGGCGCGCGTACGGTGCTGGTTTCCGCCAAGACCGATCCCATCCTGGGCATGCACCACGACAAGCCGGGCGACCGCTTCGACGTGGACCTGACGTTCAATCAGGCGGAAACCGAGACGGGCAACTTCGACGCGTTGCTGTTGCCGGGCGGCGTCATGAATTCCGACGAGATTCGCATGCAGCCCAAGGCGCAGGCCATCGTGAGCGCCATGATCGAGGCCGGCAAACCGGTGGCCGTGATCTGCCACGGCGCGTGGCTGCTGGTCTCGGCCGGCGTGGCGCGCGGCCGCAAGCTGACCAGTTGGCCGTCGCTGCAGGACGATCTGCGCAATGCCGGCGCCGAGTGGGTGGACCAGGAGGTGGTGATCGACGGGAATCTGATCACCAGCCGCAAACCGGATGACATTCCCGCATTCAGCAAGGCGTTCATCGAGGCGCTGCAGAAAGTGCGGCGCTGA
- a CDS encoding VRR-NUC domain-containing protein — MYPPHRYYYLHNFQQALDWLAARYADVLSAAEQEFLGAFPALPTPSRALLVRLLMRRSAVHRAERLHYEEIGPVEAAAQPLLALGWLRADPVLDWPQWAALHTKEELARRYPQAGLRASARKAELLAGLEAFLGPPEARPCSGWGAASEEAIWSVEVAPLVQRLRLMFFGNLDQSWAEFVLADLGIFQYEKVEIDAATRAFQRAEDVDVYLALQAVRDRLDEAEPDEAPALRAQLAACETAAPWLARRHAKVWFRLGQWCERAAVWAEAELAYRASAYPGARQRLIRVLERQQRYAEAHALAADALARAESEAERQLVSRMLPRLARQAGHAAPARRARLAPEPTVLTLERPYDASRVELVTRDHFAGDGACVHWVENGLINSLFGLLCWDAIFQPLAGAFFHPFQRGPADLHEPDFRARRARAFDACLATLRDGGHRARILARFEEKAGIQSPFVFWGMLTRELLEMALDCIPGEHLALWFERLLDDLKTNRSGLPDLVCFWPAERRYELIEVKGPGDRLQDNQVRWLEYAVAHGLPVRVCHVRWATPAMEQAA; from the coding sequence ATGTATCCCCCGCACCGCTACTACTACCTGCACAACTTTCAACAAGCGCTCGACTGGCTGGCCGCGCGTTACGCCGACGTGCTTTCCGCGGCCGAGCAGGAGTTTCTTGGCGCCTTCCCGGCTTTGCCCACGCCTTCGCGGGCGCTGCTGGTGCGGCTGTTGATGCGGCGCTCGGCCGTGCACCGCGCCGAGCGCCTCCATTACGAAGAGATCGGGCCGGTCGAGGCAGCCGCGCAGCCCCTGCTTGCGCTGGGCTGGCTGCGCGCCGACCCTGTGCTGGACTGGCCGCAGTGGGCCGCCCTGCACACCAAGGAAGAGCTGGCGCGGCGCTATCCGCAGGCCGGGCTGCGCGCCTCGGCGCGCAAGGCGGAATTGCTTGCCGGGCTCGAGGCCTTTCTCGGTCCGCCCGAAGCGCGGCCGTGCAGCGGCTGGGGCGCCGCATCCGAAGAAGCCATCTGGTCGGTCGAGGTGGCGCCGCTGGTGCAGCGGCTGCGCCTGATGTTCTTCGGCAACCTCGACCAGAGTTGGGCCGAGTTCGTGCTGGCCGACCTGGGCATCTTCCAGTACGAGAAGGTCGAGATCGATGCCGCGACCCGCGCCTTCCAGCGGGCGGAAGACGTGGATGTCTACCTGGCGCTGCAAGCCGTGCGCGATCGGCTGGACGAGGCCGAACCGGACGAGGCGCCGGCGCTGCGCGCGCAACTGGCCGCCTGCGAGACCGCGGCGCCGTGGCTGGCGCGCCGCCACGCCAAGGTGTGGTTTCGCCTGGGGCAGTGGTGCGAACGCGCCGCGGTCTGGGCCGAGGCCGAGCTGGCCTATCGCGCCAGCGCCTATCCCGGCGCACGCCAGCGGCTGATACGCGTGCTCGAGCGCCAGCAGCGCTATGCCGAAGCGCATGCGCTGGCCGCGGATGCGCTGGCCCGTGCGGAAAGCGAAGCCGAGCGACAACTGGTGTCGCGCATGCTGCCGCGGCTGGCACGGCAGGCCGGTCATGCGGCGCCGGCGCGCCGTGCGCGCCTGGCGCCCGAACCTACCGTGCTGACGCTCGAACGGCCGTACGACGCGTCCAGGGTGGAGCTGGTGACGCGCGACCACTTCGCTGGCGATGGGGCGTGCGTGCATTGGGTGGAGAACGGCCTCATCAATTCGCTGTTCGGCCTGCTTTGCTGGGACGCCATCTTCCAGCCGCTGGCCGGCGCCTTCTTCCATCCGTTCCAGCGCGGGCCCGCCGACCTGCACGAACCCGACTTTCGGGCGCGCCGGGCACGGGCCTTCGACGCGTGCCTCGCCACGCTGCGCGATGGCGGACATCGCGCGCGCATCCTGGCGCGCTTCGAAGAGAAGGCCGGCATACAGTCGCCGTTCGTGTTCTGGGGCATGCTGACGCGCGAACTGCTGGAGATGGCGCTGGACTGCATTCCGGGGGAACACCTGGCGCTGTGGTTCGAGCGCCTGCTGGACGACCTGAAGACGAACCGCTCGGGGCTGCCCGATCTGGTGTGCTTCTGGCCGGCAGAGCGCCGCTACGAGCTCATCGAAGTAAAGGGGCCGGGCGATCGCCTGCAGGACAACCAGGTGCGCTGGCTGGAGTATGCGGTGGCGCATGGCCTGCCTGTGCGGGTGTGCCATGTGCGCTGGGCGACGCCGGCCATGGAGCAAGCGGCATGA